The following are encoded in a window of Dehalococcoidia bacterium genomic DNA:
- a CDS encoding acyl-CoA/acyl-ACP dehydrogenase, with amino-acid sequence MDLGLSEAQQMLKNSAREFLEKECPHTYVRAMEEDEKGYTVDMWKKLAELGWLGLPFPEAYGGLGNSFLDLCVLLEEMGRALLPGPYFSTVVLFGLTVLDAGSEAQKRDILPKIASGDLIGTFAITEPSARWDAEGIREVQATRRGTDWVLTGTKLFVPYAHVSDTLLVAARTRSGADPTQGITCFLVPTRTSGISQTLLKTIASDRQSEVTFQNVVVPGTAVLGQVDQGWPIVERAIRRAAAATCCWMVGGAQRVLEMTVDYAKQRIQFGRPIGSFQAVQHHCANMAVDVEGARYIAYQAAWAISEGQDARMEVAMAKAWCSDAYRRVCALAHQCHGAIGFTKEHNLQLYTRRAKAAELMYGDADFHRELVAQGMRL; translated from the coding sequence ATGGACCTGGGCTTGTCCGAAGCGCAACAGATGCTTAAGAACAGCGCCCGAGAGTTCCTGGAGAAGGAGTGCCCCCATACCTATGTGCGGGCTATGGAGGAGGACGAGAAGGGCTATACGGTGGACATGTGGAAGAAACTGGCCGAATTGGGATGGCTGGGCCTCCCCTTCCCGGAGGCCTATGGGGGCTTGGGCAACTCCTTCCTGGACCTGTGTGTCCTGCTGGAGGAGATGGGGCGCGCCCTGCTCCCCGGCCCGTACTTCTCCACCGTGGTGCTGTTCGGTTTGACTGTCCTGGACGCCGGCTCCGAGGCCCAGAAGCGGGATATCCTGCCCAAAATCGCCTCGGGTGACCTGATCGGCACCTTCGCCATCACCGAACCCTCCGCCCGCTGGGATGCCGAGGGCATCCGCGAGGTGCAGGCCACCCGCCGCGGCACCGACTGGGTGCTCACCGGCACCAAGCTGTTCGTCCCCTATGCCCATGTGTCCGACACCCTCCTGGTGGCCGCCCGTACCCGCTCGGGCGCTGACCCCACCCAAGGCATTACCTGCTTCCTTGTCCCCACCCGAACTTCTGGTATCTCCCAGACCCTCCTGAAGACCATCGCCTCCGACCGACAGAGCGAGGTAACCTTCCAGAATGTGGTGGTGCCAGGGACGGCCGTGCTGGGGCAGGTGGACCAGGGCTGGCCCATCGTGGAGCGGGCCATCCGCCGCGCCGCCGCTGCCACCTGTTGCTGGATGGTGGGCGGTGCCCAGCGCGTCCTGGAGATGACGGTGGACTACGCCAAACAGCGCATCCAGTTCGGACGGCCCATCGGCAGTTTCCAGGCCGTCCAGCACCATTGCGCCAATATGGCCGTGGATGTGGAGGGGGCGAGGTACATCGCCTATCAGGCCGCCTGGGCCATCAGCGAGGGCCAGGACGCCCGCATGGAGGTGGCTATGGCCAAGGCCTGGTGCTCCGACGCCTACCGGCGGGTGTGCGCTCTGGCCCACCAGTGCCACGGTGCCATCGGCTTCACCAAGGAGCACAACCTGCAACTGTATACCCGCCGCGCCAAGGCCGCCGAACTGATGTACGGCGACGCCGACTTCCATCGGGAACTGGTGGCCCAGGGGATGCGCCTGTAG
- a CDS encoding helix-turn-helix transcriptional regulator, whose protein sequence is ERQGGDAMLERKLVVDESAGGAYCPVRATLALIGQKWVPHIFHELSKGKRRFNELAQAVGGVNPRTLKARLTALEKAGVVRRRVVETLPPWVEYELTPAGQELAQVLAALGEWGMKHLTPEVLSTLVRTASPPTSC, encoded by the coding sequence GGGAACGGCAAGGGGGGGACGCGATGCTGGAGCGGAAACTGGTGGTGGACGAATCTGCCGGAGGGGCCTACTGTCCCGTGCGGGCGACCCTGGCCCTTATCGGCCAGAAGTGGGTGCCCCACATTTTCCACGAGTTGTCCAAAGGCAAACGGCGGTTCAACGAACTGGCCCAGGCGGTGGGCGGGGTGAACCCCCGCACCCTGAAGGCGCGCCTTACGGCCTTGGAGAAGGCGGGCGTCGTGCGTCGGCGGGTGGTGGAGACCCTGCCCCCCTGGGTGGAATACGAACTGACCCCCGCCGGGCAGGAGTTGGCCCAGGTGCTGGCCGCTTTGGGGGAGTGGGGGATGAAACACCTCACCCCCGAGGTGCTCTCCACCCTGGTGCGGACGGCGTCCCCGCCCACTTCCTGCTAG